GCCTCGGCGGCGAGCTCGCGCGTGTAGTGCATGCAGGCGACGAGGTAGGCGCGGTGCTGCTCGGAGGAGGTGGACACCATCGACTGGAGCTGCTCGTAGGAGTCGCGGAGCCAGCCGGGGGCGCGGGTGTCGCCGCGCTGGGCGACGTCCTTGGCGTGGGCGTCGGGGTCGGCGGGCAGGGTGCGGGCGAGCATCTGGAGTCGGGTGACGAAGCCGTCGCCGTTGGCCACGTGCTTGAGGAGGGTGCCGAAGCGGTCGACGAGGGCCTCCTGGTCCTCGCTGTCGCGCAGGCCGACGCCGGGGCCCTCGATCTCGATGGCGGCGGTGACGGTCCGGCGGTCGGCGTGCAGCAGGACGGCGAGCTCGTCGGGGCCGAAGGGGGCGGCGAGCCAGTTGATGCGGCCGATGCCGGGGGGCGGGCCGACCTCGACCTCGCGGCCGTCGGCGCCGCGGATGCCGGCTTCCATGGCGCCGGAGCGGTAGGCGGTGCCGCGGCGCAGGATGCGCTTGTAGCTGCGGCCGATCTCGAACCAGCGGTAGAAGGTGCGGCCCTTGTACGGGACGTACACGGCGGCGAGGGCGATCATCGGGAAGCCGGCGAGGCTGACGATGCGCAGGGTGAGGTTGGGGACGAGCAGTCCGCTCATCATGCCGAAGAACGCCCCGGCGATGATCAGGGCGATCTCGCCGGTCTCGCGGTTCTTGCCGACGATCGCGTTCGGCCGGGCGCGGCCGATGAGATACGTGCGGCGGGGTGCGACCGGGTGCAGCTGGTGGGACTGGGTCGTCACCGCCCGTCACCTCCTGTGTTCCTCGTGCTCGAGCTCGTGCGGGGCGCGGGTGTGGCGGAGGGGACGGATCCGCCGCCTGTTCCGCCGCCGGAGGGGCGGCTGCTGTGGGCGGCCACGCCTCCGGAGAGGGGGTTGGCGGGGCGGGGCGCGCTGCCGCCGCCCCCGCCGTCGCCGCGGTGGGCGCCGCGGCTGCTGTGGGTCTTGATGCCCTGGGAGACGAGGGAGGCCGGGGAGCTGATGACGGCGGCGGCCTGGGCGCCGTCGGTGGCCTTGCTGCGGTTGGAGCGGGCGGAGGCGATCTCGTCGCCGAAGCCGGGGACGAAGCGGTAGATCATCGCGGAGGCGAAGATCGCCAGCAGGATGATGGCGAGGCCGGTGACGACGGCGGAGAAGGCGTTGGGGCCCTTTTCGCCGGCCAGGGCTCCTGCGAGGCCGAGGACGATGACGATGACGGGCTTCACGAGGATGACGGCGATCATGATGCCGGCCCAGCGGCGGACGTGTCCCCAGAGGTTGCGGTCGACGAGGCCGGCGTAGACGACGACGCCGAGGAGGGCGCCGACGTAGAGCAGGGCGGCCCGGATGAACAGCTCCAGGAAGAGGATGCCGGCGGCGAGGACGGTGACGAGGGCGACGACGATCAGCATGATGGGGCCGCCGCCGATCTCGTCGCCCTTCTTGAGGGCCTCGGCGAAGGATCCGAAGAAGACGTCGGTCTGGCCGCCGGTGGCGGAGGCGATGACCTCGGTGACGCCGTCGGTTGCGGAGACGACGGTGTAGAGGATCAGGGGGGTGAAGGCGGAGGCGAGGACCGTCAGCCAGAGGAAGCCGATGGCTTCGGAGAGGGCGGTGGTGAGGGGGACGCCGCGGACGGCGCGCTTGGCGACGGCGAAGAGCCACAGGACGAGGGTGAGGATGGTGGAGGCGGCGAAGACGACGGCGTACTGCTTGAGGAACGTGGCGTTGGTGAAGTCGACGTTCGCGGTGCCCTTGACGGCTTCGCTGAGCTTGCCGACGATCCAGGCGGCGGCGTCGGCGCAGCCTTTGGCCAGGGCGGAGAGGGGGTTGAGGGCGTCGGCCGGATCGTTGGGGGCGAGGCCGGCGCCGGGGGAGCCGCCCGGTGAGCCGCGTTCGCAGTACTCCCGGGCCGGTCCGGCGATGAGCGAGCAGGGGTCGTTGCTCGCGCTCGGTGTGGCGGCCGGGGTGGGCGTCGGGGTCGGTGCGGCCGTGGCGCGCGCCGCGAACAGCCACGTCGCCGCTTGGACGGCGACCGCTGCGCCGGCGAGGCGGCGCAGCAGGGTGCGGGGGCTACCGGGCATAGGTGAACCCTCCGAACTCGTTGACTGCGCCAGCGATCTCGCCCGAGTCGGAGACGGGGTTGTCGCCGGTGACGGGAGTGGGGCCGTCCTTCTGGGCGGTCTCCACCACCTTCCAGTCCGACCCGTTCCACTTCAGTGTCATCGAGATCGTGAACCAGCTGCTGGTCACCGGCCTGGTGGACTTCTCTCCGGTCAGGCCGA
Above is a window of Streptomyces subrutilus DNA encoding:
- a CDS encoding SCO6880 family protein, with the translated sequence MTTQSHQLHPVAPRRTYLIGRARPNAIVGKNRETGEIALIIAGAFFGMMSGLLVPNLTLRIVSLAGFPMIALAAVYVPYKGRTFYRWFEIGRSYKRILRRGTAYRSGAMEAGIRGADGREVEVGPPPGIGRINWLAAPFGPDELAVLLHADRRTVTAAIEIEGPGVGLRDSEDQEALVDRFGTLLKHVANGDGFVTRLQMLARTLPADPDAHAKDVAQRGDTRAPGWLRDSYEQLQSMVSTSSEQHRAYLVACMHYTRELAAEAHTIARASTPHKGRKLDRDAGLAIVMARELTDICARLAEADIRVRQPLGQGRLASLVHSMYDPDHPIDHIQAMTKRNAWPAELDAVEPTYLQAKTRESSTRAPWCHATAWVKEWPMTPVGVNFLAPLLVHTPDVIRTVAVTMDLEPTEIAIERMLTEKTNDEADASRAAKMNRTVDPRDIAAHGRLDQRGEDLASGAAGVNLVGYITVSSRSPEALARDKRTIRASAGKSYLKLEWCDREHHRAFVNTLPFATGIRR